From the Globicephala melas chromosome 8, mGloMel1.2, whole genome shotgun sequence genome, the window CTTCCTGTAGCAATATATCATCTCGATGAGCAGCCACAGAGTGAGGAAGACCAGGAGGATGTACATCATGATTTCTgagaccacagaggtgaagtCTTCTCCAGCTGCAAGGGGGAGAGTGAGGCTCACAATATGCATGTCCCACAAACCCAGAGCTGTCCCTGAGGTCTGAGATACACGAGGCCTATTTCTAGGTATGTCTTAAATAAGCACTGGGTCTAAAGGAACGCAAGAGGGTACCAATGAGATTTAACATCCCCTAATTCCCCTGCCTGTCCGGTTGCTCACTGACTTTCTTCAGATGCTCTGGAGGGAGGCATGAGGGAGAATGATGGATGGAGGAAGAAGTTATAGAGCTGGAAGGAATCCTGGAGCTGAGATACGTGCAGCcgggtctcagttttcctacttCCCAGTGTGTGAACAGTCATTTCCCTGATTTGAGACTCAGCTTCTTAATTTGTAAAGTGAGGGTAATAATTCATACCACACATTACCTGATGTATTAAGGATACCCTGGGACATGTAAAAGTCTGCACAGGTGTGACGCACATGTCTCAGTTGAGCCGACTCTGTCCTCTGAGCTTAGGGTGGCGGAGTGTGGTACCCCCGGGAAGAGGGCGTCGGAAAACATGGACAGGGCCATGTGGACAGTGCCGTCAGCCCACCCAGTGACCTGAGCATGTCTGGATGAGAAGCAAGGACGTTCCCAGCTCATCTTCCCTCCAAGTCATTCCAAACCCAAACAGAAATGAGGGTTGGAGAATTCCACATATGAACCAGGCTGTCCTCAGAGTTCTACTTCCGGAGCACAGATCTGATCCTGCCATATACCTACTGAAAACCTTCCAGTATTCCACACCACCCTCAGCATAGAGACCTGACTCTCTTAACAGGGCACAGGAGGCCACTCGCCGTGCAGCCTTCCTCACCTCATTTCCATTCAGTTGACCAGCAAAACCTCTCTACTCATACACGCTGTGGTCTTTTGGAATCTGTGGacgtttcttctttctcttccctcttcctagaTTGTATCTCACACCCCAGTGCTACCTCTGTCCCAACATCGCCTCCTGCTTTTCAATCTCCcaaccatttttctagactccactgaagtcacctcctctgtgaagccttcctcaACTTCTCGTGCAGTTATTATTCACGTTCTTCTCCAGGCACTTTTCCATCCATCTATTATAACACTTCTCAGATTGTACTGTGATGTATTTATCTCTCTTCTCTACTGACTGTATGCTTACTAAGAacatatttatttctgatttatcaGCCTGTTGCCTAATCCTAGAATACTTGaagtattcaataagtatttgtggaatgaatgaatgaatataaataaatattgatctTCCTTGTTTCCTAAccaacaaaaatgacaaataaaacatgatagggaattccctggcggcccagtggttaggactcggcacttccaCAGATGGGGCCCAGGTTAaatcccaggttggggaactaagatcccacaagtcgtgtggtgcagacaaaaaaaaaaaaaaaatttttttttcatttaaaaaaaataaataactgaaacataATACATGGCAAATGTCCCGACATATATTCCTTCCTAGTGGCAAGGAAGGCTGCAGCCACATCTCCCTTTGGTAGCTCTCAGCAGCAAATTAGATTCATGGTTATTCATAGGGCATAAGTCATCCTCAAGGCCTTGctcattaaaaacacaatatagGCACAGCCATGACCTTCACCTCAGAGAAGCAGTCCAAGGGCTCCAGGATCACCCAGGTTTCCTAACTGGAGCTGGAGGTCACAGATGCAGCTTGAGGCACAGGAGAATGCCAGACACATCAAATGTCTTTTCATGGGCTGACAACGGTCTGGTTTGCAATGTGCTCAACTTCAAGcaccctatttctttcttttttttttttttgcggtacgcaggcctctcactgttgtggcctctcccgttgcggagcacaggctccggatgcgcaggctcagcggccatggctcacgggcccagccgctccgcagcatgtgggatcttcccggactggggcacgaacgcgtgtcccctgcatcggcaggcggactctcaaccactgcgccaccagggaaacccccctatttctttttaaatgcagtAGCCAGAAGTAGTACCCCAGGAAGCTGTCCTCAGTAGCTTTATTTACCTCTAGGCGAAGAGAACTCAGATTTCTGTCTTAGAGCCAGGAGGTGAGAGCCTACGCCGGGATCAGTCCAGCTTGAGCAAAGAGAAGCAGGGAGATTCTCTGGGACCACAGGGATGGAGCAGACGTGAGGAATGTGTCATGGTGGAGCGTGCAGCAGTATGAGAGCAGTGAATATCTGGGGGTGGGGATGCAGAGGGTTGCCAAAGGGGTCACGGGGTcgggggaagagagaaaaagaaaaagtggcagggagtgggtggtggtggagggaaaAGATGCAGTGGAAACACAGGTAATAGAGGCAAAGATCTGAACCGCAGTCCTGCTTCTGGTGCTAACGTGCTTCATGTCCGGGCAAGCCCTCCTCTTCCAGAGCTCTGTCTCCCAGCCACAACATGAGGGCGTCAGAGCTGCACCCTCCCACCACCTGGGGAGTCATTTCAACTGACTTTCACCAGACCGCACCCCAACCTGCTGCACTCACACCGCAGCAGTGGTATGGGGCCTTCTGCACTGAAGGAAAGCCCCCTGGGTGATTCCGATGCCAGCTCTTTGTTCAGACCCCTGGACTGAAAGACAGCCAAGCTTCCTTCCAGCCCTAACGTCCCGAGAGGCTCTGTGGCTCTGATGACAAACTTGTTTTCCCTCTGTTCTTACCCAAGTCTGGCTCTGGGGCCCGGCAGGCAGGCAGACTGGCTCCACTTTGCCACCCTTTCCACTGGCTGCGCAAAGGTCTCTGGAGGCAAAAGCCTTTGAGAGCACaaggtggagacagaggcagctTCCTAGGGCCTGGCTGTCACTAGCCGACAGTCCCGAGGGTGAACAGCAGAGGGCGCCAGGCTCCCTTTCCCCCGGGGGCACAGGTGTGTAAACAGAAGAGGATAATGGAACTTCTGAACAAAAAAATACCTTAGAGAGCTCCCAGTCCAACCCCCTCGATTCACACAAGAGGAGACGGGCTCAAGGAGGGGAAGAGGCTCATCAGGTCTGAGCCAAGTGGCCTGAGAGTCCCTGTGCACCATCTGGATTGACCTACCTTCCGTTTTAGTCTTGTCTAAATCATGACATCGCTCGCTCTGCTGTGCACTCTCGTTTGCTTCATGAATTTAATCACCATAACacgataaaaaaataaatacacctgTGGCCTGAAAGTCGGGAATCCTGGCATCCTTTTCTAGGAAGAGCCTGGCTTTAATTTgacctctcctttctttcctgccCCACACCTTTTGCCTGTTCACTGACCTGCATCTTGGGGCAGCCATAATGCTGAGAACGTGCTGGAAATAGATCGTCTAGGAAGGGCTAAGTAAAATGGAGTCATCATTTAGCCTGGGTGAGAAAACACAAAGGGAGATGCGTATATCGCTCCTCTGCCACATGAAGGAACATTTGCAAGGGGTGAGAAGCCACAGTGCTCTGAACAGTGAGTCCATGGAAAGCAGAACAAGACCAGTTCTAAGTTCACCCTCAAGATTCTGGATTCGATCGCAACAGAAACTTTTGAGTTAGGTTGATGAAAGAACTTCCCAGCCTAACAAGGAACCAGCTGTGGGAAATCGGGACAATTTAAAGATTGGAGAGCAAACCGCGTTTCCCCTTCTCATAGCTGAAAGTGAGGTTATATAACGAGAGACGCCACGGATGGGGAGGGGGTTTCTTGTATGACTACtgtggagggagacagaagacagaGGCTGTCAGACTTTGGTTTGTAGCAGTTGTTCTCAAAGCAACAGCACTTCCTGGAAACTTTTTTTTGTCATGCTCCATCTACGGAATCAGAAAGCCTGGGTTTAAGAAGTcctgcagggggcttccctggtggcgcggtggttgagattccacctaccgatgcaggggacacgagttcgtgccccggtccaggaagatcccacatgccacggagcggctgggcccatgagccatggccgctgagcctgcgcatccggagcctgtgctccgcaacgggagagtccacaatggtgagaggcccgcataacgcaaaaaaaaaagtcctgcagGGGAATCTGAGGCTGGATGAAGTTTGAGCACCGCTAGCTCAGAGGTTTGTATGAGTCACAGACAAGAGGGTAGATGACCTCTAGAGAACCTCAGGAGATTTCTCTGAGCCCATTGAATCCGAGATTCAGTGCAGGCCAGAGTAGGTGTAACTGTCTTGGCAGTTTTAGGCTTCAGGGAGGCTGTCCTCTTTCTCTAAAGGGGAGAGTCCAGGGACCGGGTCAAGATTACTGCACTATCATCTCCAAGCCTTTCTGCTTTGAGGAAAGACACAGAGAGGCAAGCTTTCGGGCGGCTTGCAGAAAGCTGGCCGCCCCAGGAGGACAAGCCAGTGGTGACATTTTTAGATATCACCACTCCAGATACATGGGGTTTTGCATTCTGCAAGGGGCTCATTTATGTGGAAACCCGCTGTCCTCCCTCCCCCGAGAGCAGGGCACCCAAGGGAGCCTGTGCCCTAGCCTTACCCTCCTCGGTGACACGGAGGGGGATCAGCCGGGTGGTCTTCACGAAGGGGCGATGTGCCTCAAACTCAAACTCCCGGGACACGTTGCAGGTGTAGAGGCCGGAGTCGTTCAGGGTGACATTGAGCACAGTGATGGACACGTCCTGCAAGTCTTTGCTCCCATTCCACTGCAGGCGTCCCTGGAAGGGGCTCTCCACCTCCTGGTGGCCGTTCCGATACTCATAGATCTGCAGGTAGAGAAGCAGAGGGTGTAGGAGAGAAGACAGGGTAGAGGTGGGGACAGGGCGGAGAAAAGGACCAGAATGGTGCTCGGACGTGGGGACGGGGACAGTGTTACCAGGAGCTCCCAAATGTGGGAGTGGGATGGGCGTCTcagaggagggcagggaagaGAGCAAAGACAGGGAAAGACGGGCAAAGGCACCCAGGTGTCGGGGCACATGGACACGGCAGGAAGAGGCGGGCAGGAAAAAGGGCTGGAAAGAAAGAGGACAGAGGAAGGTGAGTGAAGTGTACAGGAGATCAGGAGAGGGAAATTGAGAGAAAGGAAGGATTGGAAGGAGgcagagagaacaagagagaaaggTGTGTCATGGGGGCAGCTGGGGAGAGACTAAGGCAGAGAGGCAGCTTCATGCGTCATGAAGACGTCTGAGAGCTCTGGCCTCCAAAAGTGTCTCTCGGAGCTGGTCCCCTTGGAGGGGATGTGAGCAGTCGGGGCCAGGCCGCAGGAAGGGGACCCAGGCTGCTTAAGTGGCCCACATGAGCAGAGAGCTGCCAGCCAATGTGTACACATCAGCTCTTCCACTCTGGGCGAAATTAGATCTGAAATGTGGTCTCTACATTTctcttctcaaacacttccaccTTCtgacataccttttttttttgtttccttctacaGCTGTGCAGTCCATCTAGTTTCTGCTTGCCACGTGTGGCTacttacattaaaatttaacttaCTAGGAATGATATAAAATGTAACATTCAGTttctcagttgcactagccacagtTCAAGTGTTCAGTGCCacctgtggctggtggctactgaATTGGACAGCACGAATATGGAACATGTTCATTGTCACAAAAATTTCTATTAGTGTTGTTCTGTATTTCCAGCacaattttttaagtttcttttcctCCATCTGAGCCACCTTCTCCTCACTTTGGGCAGGCCTGGAAGCAGAGCAGGTGGCTGGCATATGAACAGACCTGAGGCTCGTGGGGACCTTTGCATCTGGTCAAGACGTCCAGGCTCCTGTAACCTACGCACTAGCCTTGGTTGCGGTCAGCCCTGAACCAGGCGCTAGGAAGCCTACTGTCCCAGGCCTGGCACCTGAGTGCAGCAAAGCCATATCAGAA encodes:
- the SCN3B gene encoding sodium channel regulatory subunit beta-3 isoform X2 — protein: MPGFNRLFPLASLLLILWAGVCSPVCVEVPSETEAVQGNPMKLRCISCMKREDVEATTVVEWFYRPEGGKDFLIYEYRNGHQEVESPFQGRLQWNGSKDLQDVSITVLNVTLNDSGLYTCNVSREFEFEAHRPFVKTTRLIPLRVTEEAGEDFTSVVSEIMMYILLVFLTLWLLIEMIYCYRKVSKAEEAAQENASDYLAIPSENKENSAVPVEE